Proteins encoded within one genomic window of Paludisphaera rhizosphaerae:
- a CDS encoding peptide ABC transporter substrate-binding protein, with translation MDDCLSEAEWKYLSQHLQPLALDRFCRRVLAEVAQVATDDAKGSHERYRAVFQLIEERDRELAAAFDGLRRSTAFWQLIRMRSLGLITDEELAGFSPETQDAIRALMTSRNR, from the coding sequence ATGGACGACTGCCTCAGCGAAGCCGAGTGGAAATACCTGTCCCAGCACCTGCAGCCGCTCGCGCTCGATCGGTTCTGCCGGCGGGTGCTGGCCGAGGTCGCGCAAGTCGCGACCGATGACGCGAAGGGCAGCCATGAGCGGTATCGGGCGGTGTTCCAGTTGATCGAGGAACGGGACCGCGAACTAGCGGCGGCCTTCGACGGGCTGCGGAGATCCACTGCGTTCTGGCAATTGATCCGGATGCGGTCCCTCGGGCTGATCACCGATGAGGAACTCGCCGGGTTCAGCCCCGAAACGCAGGATGCGATCAGGGCGTTGATGACGTCGAGGAATCGCTAA